CGTTAAGGCTGTTGTATTGGAAGCTCGTTTGCGGCAGAGCGAGCAAGAAGTAACCCTTAGCCGAGAAATTGGCCCTTTGAGGGTTAGATTTGACGAAGCCAgagccaaatgggttgaagtccataACGTCATTCTTACTGCAACCGAACGTGAGGAtgcctccgctgaaagagtgATTACCTTAGAGGcaaccttgaactccaaaattgaaGAGCTTGCTGTTGTGGGGGCAAAACACTCCCAACTAGAAAAAAAGTACAGGAAAACTATCGTAGTTCAACTGTCCGTGACCTTGATGTTAGCCTCAAATCTACTAGGTCCCCCCGGGAATATCTTTCTATTgaggtaacccaactcaaagaagaactcaagcacCGAGCGGCTTCCCTTGTTGTTGAAAAGACTTATGACATGTACAAAATGAGGAGAAAAATCTTGGAAGTGTCCAAAGCTGGTGTCATTAattttgatgccgaaattgctaaggctAGCGAGCTTGAGTTAGATGCTAAAAGTGGACTCTCATCGATGTCTGGTGCACCTGGTCCTTCTGGTTCTGGTTCCGATTTTTTGGGAActaaagaagaatcagaggatgatgatgctgaaggagaaattgatgaaaatgttgagccaTCGATGGGTCCGTCTACTTCTTTCGAGGGCGCGGACACTTCGCTTCCTCCTGGTGCTGGAGACAATGCAGTTTAgctttacttttcttttcttttttttcgagtTCTTGTATGTCATTTTGTCATGTTTTCGTAAATAAAAACATCTTTTGCTCAAGCCTTTAATCTTTGCATTTTCTTTAAGAATTTTGCGCATATTGTTTTGCATCTTACTACGTGAAACGTTTTGGTCTATTGTCCCCGAAATCATTTTAGCTCCGGGCATCAGCCCTTTTCTGTGAGGGGTCTGATAAGTATTTGTGCAAGTTTACTTTTTGCATCCTTTTCATATGCGGCTTCAGGTGTATTTTTTCCCGATGGAAttttcgattccgggcataaatTATTttggaaccaaccctttaacgtgaaggtttttataagagaggacCCTCTTATGTTTTttgtgctcttgaagaggacgtctcctgttcattacggcactaacatttgaagtacttgtttaactttcaaatgacaaagttaattcatcgttcagataagaaacaagataaaaacaaaagaattttattttattttatttcctctattttaaaaaaatacataagcatttgctatgctgaaaagaaattaccattacttgtggctaacttgtacaactagTTTCTACGGGGTTGTTCGCGCAGTCCCCGATCCCGATGATGTaattacattttttattttttattctcgGTCGACGTGGAAGTCATTGTTTCTGTATCCTCATATAAtccccctagtgttcgaatgcgaagaatgtgaattggaacactggaattTGTGCTCATGTATGATTAGATAACCTTTGCTtaatagcaaacttaacttccagGTGGGAATTAGCTATAGAgaaaaagattatctaaccatcccCGAGTGGATCTCTGCTTGTGTGCCTTGttattaaaggtcttattgttgttgCCTTCATAATATACTTTCTGTTGTTGCCTCGTAAAAgtcttgccagaaaaacccaattgggacaaaacctgaatgaagggaaaaagagtgcaacacatactttctGATGATAATGTTCATcaacaataatatcttttgaggtgtgccacattccaatTGGTGGGCAACTTTTCTCCATTTTGGTTTTCTAATTCATATGATCGTTTTCCGGCGACAGCTGAGACCCGGTGGGGGCCTTAccacgttggacctagcttccccgcGTTGAGCTCCGGGGTATtgtgagttactttccttaggaccaagtcacCTACTTTGTAATACCGGAGGTTGGCACTTCGATTATAATACCATTCCATTCTTTGCTTTTGAGCTACCATTCTTACATATGCTAATTCCCTACATTCAtcgagcagttccaagttgaCAAGCATTGCTTCATTGTTCGATTCTTCTTCTGCCATGAAGTATTTCAAGGTCGGTTtccctacttccaccgggattaaGCTTCTGCACCTTACACGAGGGAAAAAAGGGGTTTCCCCTGTGCTTGACTTGGTCGTAGTTCGGAATGCCCATAGAACTCCAGGTAATTCCTCAGGCCAATTTCCTTTAGCCgtttccaaccttttcttgaggttgtGAATAATCACTCTGTTCGGGGACTCTGCTTGACCGTTTGCACTCGAATGATAAGGagaagatgtgatcctctttatttttaaatcttggaggaactttgtaacttttgcgcCGATAAATTATGGCAcattgtcgcatgctatctcttttggtattccaaacttacaaattatatttttccataaAAAATCCACCACTTCACGTTCTCCAATTTCTGATAAGGACTtacttccacccacttagaaaaatagttagttaaaattaaaaaaaatcttaccTTTCCGGGAGCCGGCGGTAATGGTCCGATGATGTCCATCCCCAATTTCATGAATGACCAGGGAGATAGgatcgaatgtaagggttcagcCGATTGATGCATTAGTGGTGCATAACGTtaacacttatcacattttcgcaTGAAGGCCTTGGCGTCTTATTACATGcgaggccagtaatatcctgcccttACTAACTTCAACACCAAGGAATCTGCACCCGAGTGGTTGCCGTATATCCCTTCGTGAACCTCTCTCATAACATAGTTAGCTTTCGGACGCTCCATGCaccgggccaacgggccttgaaaAGATTTTCTAAATAATTGGCCTCCCTTGAATCTATGTCGTGCTGCTTTGGCATGCAGTGTCCGGGACATTCTGGGGTCTTAAGGTAGCTTTCCGTGTTCAAGATAATCGATAATTTCATTACTCCAGTCCCATAATAGACTAGCTGAATTTACCTCGTAATAACCATCTGTATTCAGGAttgagttcatcagttgtactaccgaCCCGGACTTTGATCCCTTTGTTTCTATTGATGATCCTAGGTCTGCCAATgcgtctgcttctgcattttcttccatTGGGATATGAGTTATTGACCACTCTCAGAATTGTGCCAGCAGAGCTtgaacctttaccacgtattgttgcatgcacTCCTCTTTGGTCTTGAAGATCCCGtatacctgatttaccaccaactgTGAGTCGCATTTGATTTTGATAACCTCAGAGTCAATTCCCCGGGCCAACTCGAATCCTGCAATCAAAGCTCCATACtgtgcttcattgttagttaaatggACCGTCCTGATGGCTTGCCTCAAGGTTTCCCCCTAAGGCGTGATTATGACTATACCAAGCCCATGCCTTTTACGTTAGAGGCTCTATCCGAAAATAAGGTCTAAACCCTTGATGTCGATTCTAACATCATCAATTTTTCTTCCTTGGTAGCGTGAGGCAATAATTCCGAACTGAAATCggccaagacttgtgacttaattgtaGTCTACGACTTGTATTCTATGTTGAACTCACTCATTTCGAGGGCCCATTTAGATAATctacccgagagctcgggtttatagAGGATATTCCGCAGAGGGAAAGCAGACACCACGACTATCGGATGGCATTGGAAGTACGACCTTAGCTTCTGAGCAACAACTATGAGAGCTAGGGCCAGTTTTTCCAAATGTGgttagcgagtttctgctcccgttaaaattttactaacataataaatagaagattgcgtaccttcataTTCTGGAACTAGGGCCTTGATCCTATTGGGGTTTACTTCTATCCCCCTTTATGGTACCAGAAATCCCAAAAGCTTACTTAAGTTGACCCCGAACGAGCATTTTTTGGGATTAAGCCTTcatattatgcttccttaggatgtcgaaAGTCTCTTCTAgatgtttaagatgatcacctgcatTTGAAGACTTGATGAGCATAccatctatataaacttccatactctttcctatttgattttcaaacatcttgttcacgCGTCGTTGATACCCGGAATAATCATCGAGGAATAatcatcgaggaaactcattaactcatatATCGAATAATCATCGAGGAATAATATATACCGTCGAGGAATAATCGTCGAGGAATAACTCATCGAGGAACAATATATACCGAAATTCATTATAAACAAATTTGTTTCTTGATCTTTtaggttcatcttaatttggttgtacccggaataatcatcgaggaaactcattaacttaTGCCCGACCGTGGCATCAATTATTTGGTCGATGTTTGgtagtgggaacgagtctttcgggcacgccttattacgatctttataatctacgcatatGCAAAACTTATTGTTCtttttaggaactactactacattagcttgccagtctggatatcttacctctcagATTGAACTAATATTAAGtaagcgggttacctcttctttgactaAATTATTCCTGGCTTCGGCGACCAggcatttcttttgtcttacctgagctatgttgggatccaagcttaacttgtgtacGACTACCTCcgttgggatacctgtcatatcctcatgcgaccatgcaaaacaattgGCGTTAgatttaagaaatttaatgaAGTCGAACCTGAGTTCTGGGTGCATCCCTATCCCTAggtggaatttcctttctaaaAATTCCTCGAATAATTcaacttgctccagctcttccaCTGTGGACTTTGTCGCATCGGTCTCTTCaggaacttggaaatatcttggCACCTGATTAACTTCCGACGCCTGGCTAACTTCATCTAGTTAGAGAGTAGGTGCCAGgccctgtaattgctatgccacGTGTTCCTTTCCTTTTCTACTGGAGACCGATACATTCATATCCATTGCCGCCAGTTGGTCACCCCTTATCTTATTAATTCCCTCGGGtgttggaaacttcagcaatttaTGGTATGTTGATGGTACAGATTTCATATCATGCAACCATGGCCTTCCCAGAATAATGTTGTATCCCATATCATCATCTACCACTTCGaaaagagttgttttcattactccttcagcgTTTGTGAGTAATAAAATTTCTCCCCGAGTTGTCACACTTGCATGGTTAAATCCGGTGAGGAGCTTTGTGGCCGGAATAATGCTTCTGGTGAGTTTAGCatgctccaatactctccattgtatgatattatcCGAACTCCctagatccactagaacacgtttaatcttaaaatctaacacatttaaagaaattaccagtgcgtcgttgtgtggTAGTAACAATTCGTCTGTGTCCTCCTCCAtaaaagtgatatcgtcttcccggAGCCTATTGCTATGCATTATtgatactttcatcttctttgcTGATGAAAAGGTGATCCCGTTAATCTCGTTCCCTTTCAAGGGTTTCAAGGGTTTCGCGTTGTCTCAGTTACGCTTATAgttgttcttagctcggtcactcaagaattctttGAGGTGACATTGAATTTCTCTGGTCAcaccataaattaggatccctctaGTTTGAATCAGATCTCACCGGTCTCGGGaatcatgcttctttgatatttttcATGGTAGATACTAATTCTACTATACTGACATTGAAGCTGTATTCTAATAATttggggtaagaaggatcccGTGACCCTGTCACTTCTTTATCTTGCAAAAAATCGAATATTCCGACCACGATCATTCCTCATGTCCATCATAAACCTGTCCGCTGTCTGAAAACCTCTATTGTGGCCTTCGGTTCGTTTGTAAGGCAAAAATTGGCTCCTAGAAGTCCGTCTGTCCGTGTCAtaatcatcctttgattttttcttattcttttcttgttctttggttGACGATGGAAAACCAACCTAATCATCTTTGATCCTTATTTAAGATTCGTACCGGTTGTGGATGTCCGCCCAGATTGTTACTTGATCCTCGAGTAGGCTCTCTTTCAATTTTCGGGAAGCGTCTGAACTTCTTGGATTCAATCCTTTTGTGAACGCCTCAGCCGCTCATTCATCCGGGACAGCCGGGAGCAACATTCTCTCCTTCTGGAATCGGGCAATGAACTTTCATAGCAGCTCGGACTCTCCTTGCGCtatcctgaatatgtcggcctttcgggcaTGTACTTTCCTTTCCTCGGCATgagcctttatgaaagaatccgcaagcatttcaaaggaatctatggaatgctcgggtaataaCAAATACCACATCATGGCCTCCCTCATCAGGGTTTTCCCAAATTTTTTTAGTAATAgagattcaatttcgtgaggagctaaatAAGTTCCCTTTATCGATGTTGTGTAGGTGCTAATATGCTCCCGGGGGTCTGAAGTTCCTCATACTTTGGCatttcaggcattttgaaccgtTTCGGGATCAACTCTGGTGCCGCACTTGGCCAGTATAgcaattgagtatacttcttcgaGTCCGGGCCTTACAGCACTAGTGGTGCGCCCAAGCTCTAGTCCATGTAGGCGTTTACTTCCCTCTTGAaccgtaaaagttcattcttgaaagaatCATTCTCGTTATTGAGACCGGACCCATTCCCTCCTGCTCCATCAGAGCCAATTTCACCCCTGGGAGTGTTATTGTCAACCATCCTTGTTGTTTGATTCGTGGGAATCCCGGGAGGGATCAAATCTCAtctgtttgcattatttgaagctcCCGACAACGCTTACCTCAACTCCGTCATAACTTTATCCTATCACGTGAGGTGGCCTAGAATGATCATTTTTTGCTCTTACAAGACCCTTACCACGTGTACGACATGCTCCTCATCAGTGTCATCGGGAGTGGTCCCCCGAACATGTCGAGGGTACTACCTGTCATGCACTGGTGCAACGTCATTCCCTTAGTTATAGGTGTCGCTGATTGAGTCCTCGGAATGAGGCTGATCCCCTCGAATCTCGGGGTTGTGCATGTCGTTAACAGTTTTATCTACCATTTCTTATGACTTTTTCTATGACAAAAATgatcaaaacacgttagtaaaaaaggcaaggatcaatttaattgcatggCTATCTAGGCCTacggtgggcgtcaaactgttcacccgtaaaatagtacagttgaatttatacgtggtttctagataagtgaattaatttgatcctgaaataaataaataattgaagaattatgCAACACTTAACCTTAAGATATGGACGAAACAACAGAAGTAATAATTTCGGGAACAAGGTTTCCGggcacaaaaacaaaaagaatagaGAAATTAGAAGCTAAGATTGGATTGAGTTTTGTATAGAATATATATAAGTTTTCCAGAATAGTCGCCTCCTCTGCAACGACACTTGAGCTCACTATTTAAATTTATAGCTACGAAGAAGGTCCTAGggtcgtgcccttctttaatgtcaattatgaggagcattgatgaagatgtaacggtgaacataaatgccaaattccttgtaacgggTAACTGCTCTTAATGCCATGAATATTCCCTATTTAATGCTACCGGGAGAAgagcatttatcacatctttatgagCATTATTCTTTCCAGTAAAAAACGAAACAATTGTCTTCAGTCTTCAGTCATCcccgtcttgggttccacgtgtcccttTCTCGGACGGCCATGTgccataacatattttacccaatACATTAGTGTCTTGCAAAGACGTACAATCATCAACCTTGAGGAGCTACGTTGAAGACATGGTTCTTAGAATATTTTATCTGAACAAACTGTGTTAATCATCAAAATCTTAATACTCAACAAACCGTTTTAGGGACCATTTCATTGTACCTAAAAACTCATATTTATAGCCGAAAAGTTCCTTAATTagttcattttcaaaattttctacaCTTGCTAATACAAATATAAAACagaaagtttctaaaattttacgAAAAAGGTAAAGTAAAAGTCTTATTTATCATTCCATAACCAAAGTAACATGTCATCCCAGTAAGTACACTCTTCATTGGATCCAAACTCCAAGTCCAAGCTGTTGCACTGATCAACCCATAATTCCTCCTCATAGAAATGATCGAAATTCATGTCACACCAATTATCAAAATCATTTTCAGGTGTAACATTAATGTGTCTCTCGTTCTTGTCTTCACCTTCCTCGTTCCTCGGCTCACTTATCTCTGATTCTGCTTGATGTTCGTGTCGTTGCATGGCTAGTCCTTTTCCTTCGAGCAGTGGAGGCCGAGTCAGAAATTATAACAAGGAAATTCAAAAAAGTGTTTAGAGTAACACGACTGGGATTCTAACCTATGACATGTAATAAAATTGAACAACATTTACGGCAAAACTAGAAGTTTCACTTATGTTAGAGAAATTCAACAATTTATACTAGCTTTATAGTATGATTTTACAGTAACAAAAATATTACGATATGTTTAATATCATTACAAGTTTcaactttttttatttcttaaatttcttgCATGTACAGTAAAGCACCTTCATATAAAACGAAACATTTGAAAGTATATGTAAATAAGAGATTTCTCTTACCTATATCAGCAATATGATTTTCCGGCAAAAGGGATTCAATTGAACCATCTTCCGACCACATAGTTCCGGTACCCCCGCCTCCGGAACACGAGGATTTGACTTTTCCAGTGGACTCAGAGGTGGTCGAGTTAATGTTTTTGCAACTTTTACCATTGGATCGGCCTACTCGGCCGTGTTTTCTCGAGGATTCACAATCGCCGGCAACAGCAACTGCCATTTTAGGCATTACTGCAGTGGTTCTGATGAGCTTTTTGTGCAATTTGAAGGTGTAAATTCTTCGGCGTAAGTTAGTGTTCCAGTAATTCTTTATTTCATTATCTGTTCGGCCAGGTAAATGGTTCGCTATCAAAGACCACCTGTAATACATTACATGAAAGTGATAAAATGAAAAATTATTGTGGAAGGTGTAGGGCCGTGTCACAAATTTCGTTTTTATATGATTGATATTTGATTTGAcaggaaattttaaaaaataatgaaaggTTTTTATTAAGTAGTAAAAATTACGGTTTTAAATATGTTATGCATTTATGTGACTGTAAGAACATATTATTTATAcgaataaatttaaaaataaagagtTTGAAAATCTAGAATTACgtacaaaaaaaagagagagtgaacaataaaataaaacgAAGTGTTGACTGTTTCTCTTGCGAAAATCTTTAGTAAAGctaattttgtattaaaaaaatgtACGTCTTTGATTTCGCCTAATCTTAGAATTAAAAAAGCCAATAATCAAtgacaagaaagaagaagaagaagaacctaTTTCCCAAGGAGCTATGCAATTTGACGATGGTTTCATCTTCTTCTGCAGTAAATTTGCCTCTCTTCAAGTCTGGTCTCAGGTAGTTTGTCCATCTTAATCTGCAACTCTTTCCACATCTTAATAGACCTTCATATCACCATGTAAAACCCTTCATTACCAAAGGCGGAGCTAGCCTATAGTGTGAGGGTTCAGCGAACCTAGTTgtttttatttgaatattgtatcaatactagaaaatttattaaatatgtataaatatttaattgtaaACCCAGTAATTAAGACGAGCAAAGGATTCTGTGGCAAATTCAGaatccataaacttcaaattatGAATTCGTTCTGTTCATTAATATAATTAGTAGGTAATCTTAGTGTATAGGAGTATCTATTATTATCCAATAGAAGAGGTTATTCAACTTATTTTATGAACCACCTAAACTATAaatatgaaacaaaaaaaaaaagataaacatTCCCATGGTTGGAGTACTTGGGCAGTTGCACTAAGGAAACCTAGGGTGTGTTTGAtatgtagaaaaatatttttttaaaaatactatttgtaaattaatatttttcaaaaaaaagactTTGTCTCAGTAACCAACACCTTCTACAATTTAGAAACTATTCAAAATATACCCCTTTATTAAAATTTAGTTGCTAGAAAATGACATATATTAATTTCCGGAAGCCggtttccttcgtaccaaacacaccctaattAAAGAGAAGTTTTATCTCTAGAATGCTAAAACATTATGCATCTATTAATTAGTAAATGTTAACTTTCTTTCGagaattctattttattttttaatataaatgtATTTATCCCAACCAATTAGGCATTTTTACAGTTATATAATTACCAGCATTAATCCAACTAAAATCCGAagtttgaaaagaagaaaaaaaattaacattTTTAACTAATTACCAGCTTTCTTGGGAAGAGATTTCCATGAACCTTCTCCATTAGCTTGAATATAATTCACCAATAACTCATCTTCTTCAGCAGTCCATTTTCCTTTCTTTAGCCCAACTTTCTCACAACAAGGTGCCCTCACCATTTCTCAGTTGCTTCTACTTTTTATTTATTAGAAACTTTGGCAACTTTCTCACAACAAAAGGAGGGGAATTAATGCACTGTGGAAATATTGGTAGAGGGCTTCTATATAGACAcgaatttaacttatatatattgATTGTATAAAAAAATTTACGCTATCACTGTATTTTAACATGCGGcaataatatatttattttatttttctgattACTAAGTTAGTCAATCGACTTAGAAAAGACGTACGATAAAGTTTcgagggaggttttgtggagatgtttggaggctagaggtgtacctgttgcatacgttaggttgattaaggacatgtatgatggagtaaagacccgagtgaggatGGTGGGTGGG
The sequence above is drawn from the Nicotiana tabacum cultivar K326 chromosome 13, ASM71507v2, whole genome shotgun sequence genome and encodes:
- the LOC107807555 gene encoding transcription factor MYB12-like; this encodes MVRAPCCEKVGLKKGKWTAEEDELLVNYIQANGEGSWKSLPKKAGLLRCGKSCRLRWTNYLRPDLKRGKFTAEEDETIVKLHSSLGNRWSLIANHLPGRTDNEIKNYWNTNLRRRIYTFKLHKKLIRTTAVMPKMAVAVAGDCESSRKHGRVGRSNGKSCKNINSTTSESTGKVKSSCSGGGGTGTMWSEDGSIESLLPENHIADIGKGLAMQRHEHQAESEISEPRNEEGEDKNERHINVTPENDFDNWCDMNFDHFYEEELWVDQCNSLDLEFGSNEECTYWDDMLLWLWNDK